The Clarias gariepinus isolate MV-2021 ecotype Netherlands chromosome 4, CGAR_prim_01v2, whole genome shotgun sequence genome window below encodes:
- the mlf2 gene encoding myeloid leukemia factor 2 has translation MFRFLDDVDDNPYIMDPFAAHRRQMRSVFGSFGFEPFPLTPQIQSARTPMQVQPQTGALAPFGMMGMGGGFMDMFGMMNSMMENMDRFSGSPSCQSFSSSTVISYSSDSGAPKVYQQTREIRTAPGGIRETRQSLRDSESGMERMSIGHHIGDRAHVMERSRNAHTGDHEHRQDFINLEESEAEAFDEEFRRGVGRYMSPNARGLDYGRSRRTAAGQLALPAPPNSNPSSSPRPPHRPRYDW, from the exons ATGTTCCGCTTTCTGGACGATGTCGATGACAATCCGTACATCAT GGACCCATTCGCAGCACATCGTCGCCAGATGAGGAGCGTGTTTGGGTCGTTCGGGTTCGAACCGTTTCCCCTGACTCCCCAGATCCAGTCGGCCCGAACTCCCATGCAAGTACAG CCTCAGACTGGTGCTTTGGCTCCCTTCGGTATGATGGGAATG GGAGGAGGATTCATGGATATGTTCGGAATGATGAACAGCATGATGGAGAACATG GATAGGTTCTCCGGTTCTCCATCATGTCAGTCGTTCTCCTCCTCCACAGTCATCTCGTATAGCAGTGACTCCGGAGCCCCGAAAGTGTACCAGCAAACCAGAGAAATCAGAACAGCACCTGGAGGG ATCAGAGAGACGCGTCAATCGTTGCGTGACAGTGAGAGCGGAATGGAGCGGATGTCCATTGGCCACCATATCGGAGATCGAGCTCACGTGATGGAACGCTCCAGAAACGCACACACTGGGGATCACGAGCACCGACAAGACTTTATCAACCTTGAAGAAA GTGAAGCTGAAGCTTTTGATGAAGAATTCAGGAGGGGGGTGGGGCGCTACATGAGTCCTAATGCCCGTGGCCTGGATTATGGACGGAGCCGAAGGACAGCGGCAGGACAACTGGCCTTACCTGCTCCACCGAACTCCAACCCCTCATCCTCTCCTCGACCCCCCCACCGCCCCCGCTATGACTG gTGA